A single genomic interval of Adhaeribacter pallidiroseus harbors:
- a CDS encoding peptidylprolyl isomerase has product MHRNLFLIGGTLLFLFGCNASKTPDNQEPVLFTVAGKPVTTTEFNYVYNKNNSQPDNGAAKGSVQEYLELYTNFKLKVTEAEKRGLDTTAAFRKELEGYKEQLAQPYLTEKNVTDQLIKEAYERMKKEVNASHILVNVAADAEPKDTLAAYNKVVALRRRVEAGENFNELARAESDDPSAKENSGNLGFFTALQMLYPFEKAAYNTEAGQLSNPVRTRFGYHLIKINEVRPAQGEIKVAHIMVRATPGIPKADSVVAKKKIDAIYNRLTRKENWDKLTAQFSEDASSSTKGGELPWFGTGRMLPSFEEAAFKLTNVGDVSKPVQTPYGWHIIKLIERRGLPAYEEMEPYLRSKVAKDSRSELNKSAFLKRIKQENNFQETKAAKDFALSKATDALKEGSWQYTGADKEMNQTLFLLQDRPFTVKDFFAYVQQNQKGTTNPTSPTHLMNVLYDNYVTASLLNYEREHLEAKYVDYRMLVNEYRDGILLFQLMDEKVWSKAIQDTVGLQTFFKNNKENYKWDTRADAIIISAANKDILTQAQQMLTAGKYELSKLRPEPLLFPAGKEVITPTMTNQLNEVYDRLSSDPSLTLQLTGNADSKESTGKNAGLANKRAQQVAAFLTGKGITANRLTITANKPKAVATANRNVTFTLFTSDLKGIEEALNTSNPLDVQVQNKRFQKGENKILDEITWQEGTYNLDKDGRAIYIKINKILPPGYKTLNEVRGLATSDYQSYLEKEWLKELRQKYPVEVNAAEVQKLTQK; this is encoded by the coding sequence CTCTTTTATTCCTTTTTGGATGCAACGCTTCCAAAACCCCGGATAACCAAGAACCAGTACTTTTTACGGTAGCAGGCAAGCCGGTAACTACCACCGAATTTAACTATGTTTACAATAAGAATAACAGTCAACCGGATAATGGAGCCGCTAAAGGCAGTGTACAGGAGTACCTGGAACTGTACACCAATTTTAAATTAAAAGTTACTGAAGCCGAGAAACGCGGGTTAGATACAACCGCGGCTTTCCGGAAAGAATTAGAAGGCTATAAAGAGCAGCTTGCCCAACCCTACCTAACCGAAAAAAATGTAACCGACCAGCTCATAAAAGAAGCTTACGAACGCATGAAAAAAGAGGTGAATGCCTCGCACATTCTCGTAAACGTAGCGGCTGATGCGGAACCCAAAGATACCTTAGCTGCCTACAATAAAGTAGTAGCCCTGCGGCGTCGGGTAGAGGCCGGCGAAAATTTTAACGAGTTAGCCCGCGCGGAATCGGACGATCCATCGGCTAAAGAAAATAGTGGTAATTTAGGTTTTTTCACGGCATTGCAAATGTTATATCCATTTGAAAAAGCAGCCTACAATACCGAAGCCGGCCAATTATCTAATCCTGTCCGGACCCGCTTTGGGTACCATTTAATCAAGATAAATGAAGTACGGCCGGCTCAGGGCGAAATTAAAGTAGCGCATATTATGGTACGCGCTACTCCTGGTATTCCCAAAGCGGACTCGGTAGTAGCCAAGAAGAAAATAGACGCTATTTACAATCGGCTTACCCGAAAAGAAAACTGGGATAAACTTACCGCGCAATTCTCAGAAGATGCTAGTTCTTCCACGAAAGGCGGTGAATTACCCTGGTTTGGCACGGGTCGCATGCTGCCTTCTTTTGAGGAAGCCGCTTTTAAATTAACTAATGTTGGCGATGTATCTAAGCCAGTGCAAACTCCTTACGGTTGGCATATCATAAAATTAATTGAGCGCCGCGGCTTGCCGGCTTACGAAGAAATGGAGCCTTACCTGCGCAGTAAAGTAGCTAAAGACTCCCGCTCCGAATTAAATAAATCGGCTTTTCTAAAGAGAATTAAGCAAGAAAATAACTTTCAGGAAACAAAAGCCGCCAAAGACTTTGCTTTGAGTAAAGCTACCGATGCCTTAAAGGAGGGCAGTTGGCAATATACCGGCGCTGACAAAGAAATGAATCAAACTCTTTTTTTGCTTCAGGACCGGCCGTTTACGGTAAAGGATTTTTTTGCTTACGTCCAACAAAATCAAAAAGGCACTACTAATCCCACCTCTCCTACGCATTTAATGAATGTGCTATACGATAATTATGTAACAGCTAGCCTATTGAACTATGAACGGGAGCACCTGGAAGCGAAATACGTGGATTACCGCATGTTAGTAAACGAATACCGCGACGGCATTTTGCTGTTTCAGTTAATGGATGAAAAAGTATGGTCTAAAGCCATTCAGGATACGGTTGGTTTACAAACCTTTTTTAAAAATAACAAAGAAAATTATAAATGGGATACCCGGGCCGATGCTATAATAATTAGTGCTGCCAACAAAGATATTTTAACTCAAGCCCAGCAGATGCTTACTGCTGGTAAATACGAATTAAGTAAATTACGTCCGGAGCCTTTGTTGTTTCCGGCGGGAAAGGAAGTTATTACTCCCACCATGACCAATCAACTAAACGAAGTTTACGATCGGTTATCCAGTGATCCGTCGCTTACCCTCCAGCTTACCGGTAACGCCGACAGCAAAGAAAGTACCGGCAAAAATGCTGGTCTGGCTAATAAAAGAGCGCAGCAAGTAGCCGCTTTTCTTACCGGCAAAGGCATTACAGCTAATCGCCTGACTATTACTGCTAATAAGCCTAAAGCAGTAGCTACTGCTAATCGTAATGTAACCTTTACCTTATTTACCAGTGACCTGAAAGGGATAGAAGAAGCACTAAATACCTCTAACCCTTTAGACGTTCAGGTGCAAAATAAACGTTTTCAGAAAGGCGAAAACAAGATACTGGATGAAATTACCTGGCAGGAAGGCACCTATAACCTGGATAAAGATGGACGGGCTATTTATATTAAAATAAATAAAATTTTACCTCCTGGTTATAAAACCCTGAACGAAGTGCGTGGCTTAGCCACTTCCGATTATCAATCCTACTTGGAGAAGGAATGGCTGAAAGAGTTGCGCCAAAAGTACCCCGTAGAAGTAAATGCAGCTGAAGTACAAAAACTTACTCAAAAATAA
- a CDS encoding peptidylprolyl isomerase, whose product MNYIFKISFLAKLLPIVGLCLGLATSGQAQQRTAKAIDGIIIKVDNQIILRSELETALAQVASEGQPITPELRCNILRSLLTNSLMLARAEIDSVVVEEDQVNSELDRRMAYFVQQIGSEEKLEEYYNKSLRQLKDDLRRQVKDQLVLQKMQSELTEKITVTPNEVKKYFNQIPKDSLPYFSTEVEIGQIVKLAQIDKKEKDKVRARLEEIKKRIQNGEDFATLAKEFSEDPVSAKDGGNLGFFKKKELVPEYEAASLKLEPGQLSDVIESQFGFHLIQLIERRGEQYNTRHILLKPGSTDLDMEQTAQELEKIRNRILADSISFAKAAKDLSDDAATKNNGGLLPNPQDGSTYIPLDKVDPGIFFTIDTMKVGSITKPLPYRTEDGKQAMRILYLKSNLAPHQANLKDDYQKISAATLNEKRQKAMNTWFNKNKSTVFIDIDPEFDACNILQSINN is encoded by the coding sequence ATGAACTATATTTTTAAAATTAGCTTTTTAGCCAAACTTTTACCTATTGTAGGTTTATGTCTGGGTTTGGCTACTTCCGGGCAGGCACAACAACGTACCGCTAAAGCCATTGATGGAATAATTATAAAAGTAGACAATCAAATTATTCTACGGTCGGAGTTGGAAACGGCTTTAGCTCAAGTGGCGAGCGAAGGGCAGCCCATTACTCCGGAATTGCGTTGCAATATATTGCGTTCGCTGTTAACGAACAGCTTAATGCTGGCCCGCGCCGAGATAGACTCCGTAGTAGTAGAAGAAGATCAGGTAAACAGTGAACTCGATCGTCGCATGGCTTACTTTGTGCAGCAGATTGGCAGCGAAGAAAAGCTGGAAGAATATTATAACAAAAGCCTACGGCAACTAAAAGACGATTTGCGTCGGCAGGTAAAAGACCAATTAGTATTGCAGAAAATGCAGTCGGAGTTAACCGAGAAAATTACGGTAACACCGAACGAAGTAAAAAAATATTTTAATCAGATTCCAAAAGACAGTTTACCTTATTTTTCTACGGAAGTAGAAATCGGACAAATTGTAAAATTGGCCCAAATTGATAAAAAAGAAAAAGATAAAGTACGGGCACGATTAGAAGAAATTAAAAAACGTATTCAAAACGGCGAAGACTTTGCTACTTTAGCTAAAGAATTTTCGGAAGATCCGGTATCCGCAAAAGATGGGGGTAACTTAGGTTTTTTTAAGAAAAAAGAACTGGTACCCGAATACGAAGCGGCTTCGCTTAAGCTAGAACCCGGACAATTATCGGATGTAATTGAGTCGCAATTTGGTTTTCACTTAATTCAGTTAATTGAGCGGAGAGGCGAGCAATATAATACGCGTCATATTTTGTTAAAGCCTGGTTCTACTGATCTGGATATGGAGCAAACAGCCCAAGAATTAGAAAAAATTCGCAACCGAATACTTGCTGACAGTATTTCTTTTGCCAAAGCCGCCAAAGATTTATCAGATGATGCGGCTACCAAAAATAACGGCGGCTTATTACCTAATCCGCAAGACGGTAGTACTTATATTCCGCTGGACAAAGTTGATCCGGGTATATTCTTTACCATTGATACCATGAAAGTAGGTAGTATAACCAAACCGCTGCCTTACCGTACCGAAGATGGGAAACAAGCCATGCGGATTCTTTATCTGAAATCGAATTTGGCCCCTCATCAGGCCAACTTAAAAGACGATTATCAGAAGATTTCGGCCGCCACACTAAACGAAAAACGGCAAAAAGCTATGAATACCTGGTTTAATAAAAACAAAAGTACCGTATTTATCGATATAGATCCGGAGTTTGATGCCTGTAATATTCTGCAATCGATAAACAACTAA
- a CDS encoding AAA family ATPase: MKQFSSDKEAADALAQAYKNLTSEISKVIIGQDEVVRLVLTAVFSQGHCLLVGVPGLAKTLLIQTIASSLDLSFNRIQFTPDLMPSDIVGSETMDQSRNFQFVKGPIFANIILADEINRTPPKTQAALLESMQEYSVTVAGQKYELNRPFFVLATQNPIEQEGTYPLPEAQLDRFMFNILLDYPSFASELQIVKNTTSDVSYRLPTVLHADEITAFQHLVRRVPVVDNVVEYAVKLVHQTRPNTAMGTAQASQYLEWGAGPRASQHLIVGAKCNALLNGKYSPDIEDVQAVALPILRHRIVRNFKAEAEGISVEKIIQDLL; this comes from the coding sequence ATGAAGCAATTCTCTTCCGATAAAGAAGCGGCCGATGCGTTGGCCCAAGCCTACAAAAATTTAACTAGCGAAATTTCAAAAGTAATTATTGGTCAGGATGAGGTAGTACGTTTAGTATTAACCGCCGTGTTTAGCCAGGGGCATTGTTTGCTCGTGGGAGTACCCGGTTTAGCCAAAACCTTGCTGATCCAAACCATTGCTTCTTCCCTGGATTTGTCGTTTAACCGCATCCAGTTTACTCCCGACTTAATGCCATCAGATATTGTGGGTTCCGAAACCATGGATCAAAGTCGCAATTTCCAATTTGTAAAAGGTCCGATTTTCGCCAACATTATTCTGGCTGACGAAATTAATCGCACGCCGCCCAAGACCCAAGCCGCTTTGCTGGAGTCGATGCAGGAGTATTCGGTAACCGTGGCGGGCCAAAAATACGAGTTGAACCGGCCATTTTTTGTGTTAGCAACGCAAAACCCGATAGAACAAGAAGGTACGTATCCTTTACCGGAAGCCCAGCTCGATCGGTTTATGTTTAACATTTTGCTGGATTACCCGAGTTTTGCGTCGGAGCTGCAAATTGTAAAAAATACTACTTCCGATGTGAGTTATCGTTTGCCCACTGTATTGCACGCCGACGAAATTACGGCTTTCCAGCACTTAGTACGCCGGGTACCGGTGGTTGATAATGTAGTAGAATACGCGGTAAAACTAGTGCACCAAACCCGGCCCAATACCGCTATGGGTACCGCGCAAGCTTCGCAATATTTAGAATGGGGAGCCGGTCCTCGGGCCTCGCAGCATTTAATTGTCGGAGCTAAATGTAATGCCTTGCTGAACGGTAAATATTCTCCGGATATTGAAGATGTGCAAGCCGTAGCCTTACCCATTTTACGGCACCGCATTGTTCGTAACTTTAAAGCAGAAGCAGAAGGTATAAGTGTAGAAAAAATTATTCAAGATCTGTTGTAG
- a CDS encoding class I SAM-dependent methyltransferase, with product MKPVKNLFSAQAKEYKQFRPTYPVALYQRIYQEVLFKEHAWDCGTGNGQVAKELAKIFKKVAATDISQSQIAQAEHQDNITYTVSRAEQTNFASETFDSITVAQAIHWFDFELFYQEVARVSKPDALLAIWGYGLIQFNEATINTIIRHFYKEITGPYWDTERHYIDEAYQTIPFPFPEIQIKERFYINRDFTLSELAGYLNTWSSIQKYKLVNHLNPVNELLTSLQPYWQENKSQTATFPLFLRLGRIKK from the coding sequence ATGAAACCCGTTAAGAACTTGTTTTCTGCACAGGCGAAGGAATACAAACAATTCCGGCCAACTTACCCTGTTGCTTTGTACCAGCGGATATACCAAGAAGTACTTTTCAAAGAACACGCCTGGGATTGTGGTACCGGTAATGGGCAAGTGGCAAAAGAATTAGCTAAAATTTTTAAAAAAGTAGCTGCTACTGACATAAGCCAATCCCAAATAGCGCAAGCAGAGCACCAGGACAATATTACTTATACTGTAAGCCGTGCCGAGCAAACTAACTTTGCTTCTGAAACATTCGATTCAATTACCGTAGCCCAAGCTATTCATTGGTTTGATTTTGAGTTATTTTACCAGGAAGTAGCCCGGGTAAGTAAACCTGACGCCTTATTAGCAATATGGGGATATGGTTTAATTCAGTTTAACGAAGCAACAATAAATACCATAATTAGACACTTTTATAAAGAAATTACCGGACCTTACTGGGACACCGAACGGCATTATATTGATGAAGCTTACCAAACCATACCGTTCCCATTTCCGGAAATCCAGATCAAGGAAAGATTTTATATAAACCGAGATTTTACTTTGTCGGAGCTAGCCGGTTATCTAAATACGTGGTCGAGCATTCAGAAATACAAGCTGGTAAATCATTTAAATCCTGTAAATGAGCTTTTAACTTCTTTGCAACCCTACTGGCAGGAAAATAAATCGCAAACTGCGACTTTTCCTCTGTTTCTGCGTTTAGGAAGAATTAAAAAGTAG
- a CDS encoding GNAT family N-acetyltransferase produces MNFPIPTELRTERLLLRRYAASDAYDFLQLLLKNQARLSLAFPGRVAMTQKSENAEYFIRQMRADWQSKKVYEFGIWLQDREQYIGDIALKNIEKRVPKGEIGYYLDAAAEGQGLAGEALRAVINFGFDNLALNKLFIKMPIQNQRSYHLAERCGFTREGLLRQDFRSDEKTGLVDVYYYGMTRTDYEMREQAKI; encoded by the coding sequence ATGAACTTCCCCATCCCCACTGAGTTGCGTACGGAAAGGCTGCTACTTCGGCGTTACGCGGCCTCTGATGCTTATGACTTTCTGCAACTTCTTTTAAAAAACCAAGCTCGCTTATCACTTGCTTTTCCCGGCAGAGTGGCTATGACCCAGAAATCAGAAAATGCCGAATACTTTATCCGGCAAATGCGAGCCGACTGGCAGTCAAAAAAAGTGTATGAATTTGGTATTTGGCTACAGGATAGAGAGCAGTATATCGGGGACATCGCTCTTAAAAATATCGAAAAAAGAGTACCAAAAGGAGAAATAGGATATTACCTGGATGCCGCTGCCGAAGGGCAAGGTTTGGCTGGCGAAGCACTACGGGCGGTAATCAATTTCGGCTTCGACAACCTGGCGCTAAATAAATTATTCATCAAAATGCCCATTCAAAATCAACGTAGTTACCATTTAGCCGAGCGTTGCGGATTTACCCGGGAAGGTTTATTGCGGCAAGACTTTCGGTCGGATGAGAAAACCGGTTTAGTGGATGTTTATTACTACGGAATGACGCGCACCGATTATGAGATGCGCGAACAAGCAAAAATTTAA